The DNA region AACTGTCTATGTCCACTGGCCAAGTTTGATTTCAAGGTGCACATTCTATACACCTGTAATTGAGTCACCTCAATTCCAATTGGGCACTTAAAACAGAcattactcaatcagcatgttGAGTGAAACACTCAGAGGCTTGGGAAACAAACCACCTCAAAAAAGctaaggaagaggagagggaaccTAAATGCATGGAGCTGGTGAAAAGCCTGAGAATCCCATGGAGAACAGCCCATCTCAGCCTCTgtgtcccttcctccccctctctctttcaccctctagGACAAGGAGGTGAATCTGGAACAGGTGCATCGGCGTATGAACAGTCTTATGGACGAGGACATGGCACACAAGCAGATCCCTGGCCCGTCTATCGAGATCTCTGCGCTGGACATCGACAGCATGCAGCCCAGCCGGCAGCTGGAGTCTGTGCGGGACTACCCGGGCAGGGGCCTGTCTGTGAGCACCTATCTCCCGGGGGAGGGCCATGGGGTGGGCCTGGGTCGGACACTAGCTCAGGGCCCTGGCAGCAcactcccccaccacccccccAGCAGCTCCACCATCCCCTCCATTCAGTGCAAACACAGAGCTCCCAACGGGGGTCTGTTCCGACTGAGTCCCGCCAAGATACCCATGCCAATGTCATACCAGGGAGTTCCCGGAGGACCCATCCCAGAAGCCATTGAACCCACCCACAGTACATCCATCTGATGGTGCCTCAACGTCACATCTCCTACCCCTCACCTGATTTTTGTGGGGTATTATTTGTGGGGGggggaataaataaataaaaaaattgggAAAGTGTGCAAACAAGAGAAATAAGAGATTTTTATTACCTGTTGAACAACCGACATCAAAGGAAAAGCaaatttttttgtatatatttgtaAATACTGAGAGAACGAAGTGAAGTTAAAGTGTATTTTGAATATTCTCAATTTTTCAAGTTGAGTTATAAAAAAACTAAATAAGatgaaaaaaaaaagtaaaaaaaatgACTGTTTGAATGGCTTTGTAAATTTTGTTCTATATGAATAATGACGCAAATTCATTGTGATTGTTTTCTAAGTGCCGAAAAATGTCTCTCCACAGTTCATTCTTAGATTACCATTCACCATAGGACATAATGTTGAACTCCAACTGTTATGCACCTCTTTAACAACCTTATACTTCAGTATCAGATAAGAATATTCCAAATAGATGGAATCATTTTGTTTGTAAGACATATATACATTTTTCAAgttttttttccttctttttcTAACTTAAAGTCTTGGTGAATCATTGTTTAAGGCTGAAACTGAAGTAAACATGGTTTCTCATGAGTTCTACAGATTTATGAAATGGATGGTACTTCATTAAGTTCAATTTCAGCCCTATGTTGtaaaagacagagggagatacagtcCCAGTCAGTCCCCAACAGCAAAGAAAGGCAGTCCTAGTGGTACTAGTGCCGTGTACAGCATAACATCAGCCACGCTAAGGGAATGTTCAAAAGGAATCTGACATAAATCATGATTGAATCGTGCCCCTTCCAGTGTATGCTACATGTTTCCTTGATTGCGTGGGAGGGATGTTTAAAACAAaacttttatttttacatttaacaAAAAAAAGGCTCATTTTAGGAAAAAATATATGTATTCATTTCGTACTTAAGGATTTATTGTTGAAAAGCTGTATACCGGTTCTCCTTTCAGAGCAGTGGAGTCTTTGGAACTGCAGAGGGAGAAAAGTAGATATATAATATCTCATATTTATCATTTGTAATAGAGCAATTATCACCAAGGAAGATGGAAGATAAAAGAGTGATATCAAAATCATGAACTATTAGTGTTGGTAATAGCAGTTCAGGTGGCATATCCTAATGTCTAAATTCTGATGGAGCTCTGTTCATAAAACAAACAGAATTTCCCCATCAATTAACCTGGGCACATTGCAGAGCAGCAGTTTATGTCACATTTCCAACTGAAGATGAACTGCAAAACTTTACCAAGACTTTCATAAGTGCAATTAAAATGCAATTATGTCCTGCAGTATACTTTTTGTTTCTGTTTATTTCCTTTAGCCTGTCATTCTGGAAAACTCATTGCTAGGAAGTGAGATAGTGAATGTCAATCTCAGTGGTTATATTGTGTTGTCGTTCGTCACATCCTATATGCACAATACAACGTGTACCAGGAGTACTGATAGGTGATCTATACTCATACTGTTAAAAAGGTTTTCATTTACCGGATTGTCCGTACCTCTTGGAAAATGTAACTAATTTCCCTGCAGAGCCATTGAGGGAAAGCAAAGAACGATAATTAAGTGATGTCATGAGAATAAACAGAACTACCATACCTCAAAGTGAGAGAATCATGTTTCGCATCACCCGTTCTCCGCTCATGCTTCTCGAACAAAATTGGCGAGGTTGTAAAGCCTGTATATTTTGTACAAGTACAAGTACTTACTAATGTGAACCAAAGTGATCTCATTTTACACTGTGTTCTGCATACAACCTGTGGCTCTGATCAGCTAGCTAACAGTGGTGAAAAGGAAGTCCCACgttactgtactgtaagggtTTAGTGTGTTTCACTGCCTTACTGTATACCCCCCCCCCGGTTACTGTATCAATGGCCACACCACAATATTAAAGAAAATATTATAGAAAGCTATCATACCATATAGTCTGTAAAAGTACATCTAAGGGAGACTCTTATTTTATTTATGAATATGCTGCTTGGAGTTTCTTAATCTTTAATAAAGAAATATGGTTTACATATGTTTGTTTCTATGATTCACGGGCATGTGATGATAGATAACCCGTACAGTACATTTGCATGTGCCAGTATTATAAACCATTTGTCCTATATTCATTTATTTTTAAACATTATGAAAACATTAACATTTTATTTTGATCTTTGAAAACCAATTCTAGTACTAACTGACATCATAGAAGTCATGTCTGCCTTGCTTTATTTGCTTTAATGCTCTCGCTATGATATAAATGAAAATCATCCCTTTGAGGTGGTGCTCTGTTAACTGGCCAACATGAAGGAAATGATTCCAACAGATAGCTGAGGATGACAGAATAGACCAATCAACAAGTTCTCTTCATCACAACAGGGCCTTTTACTTACgcctagggctgttgcggtgaccctattaccgccacaccggcggtcacaagtcatgaaggcagtcaaattccacaggcttctccaagctctgatgctgctgatggtcattagtagcctatcaaacttgctaactgcctggtactcagcactctattgttcctctaatcactctgacatcaatgcaaatgtgtttgaaaatctaatcaaacacttcatgagagcccatgatgGCTGCTaataaaagaggaggatcccatcggctttctataggctaggcctactatatttatttctcaacattcctaatattaagcacattgcttatatttacaacaggagtatagcctacctggctggcatgaaaataaaccacgaGGAAAaacgtcctccattcgctatttaagtgcatagatgatgTATTCTTTCCGCTGCCCCTGTTttgatacaggtgcatgataatggtccatttaatcaaaacaaatgtcacacGTATATGATTCAGTATAtgtaaagattaaataaaaatagtctgatgggtgacaatattagcctatcagttgagaatgatatattatcacttgtgaatgatgcccagcatttTTTTGCGACCTTTTTCTaatcgcacacctcatgtagcctagcccacgggcctatatgttttaataaggtttgtatcacaactaaagtggccaaataacttcttaaaattaagcacattaatcctcTTTCCAAGAGATGTAGAGCCTACTGGCCTATAAGCAGCGCATGAATTTCATGTTTGGGGAAGACCATTTTCACCATAGAAATGCACCTTCAGAATAAAAGCAGTACATGCATAtttgcatttgcggtcacttttgataatggtgttctCTGCTGTTGGGTTCTGAGAATATGAATATTGAGTGCAGGGAAGTGATCACATGTGGCAGGAattgataaggggagagagccATGAACAAGtgatgaagggggggggggggggggggtcgaggtcaggtcaggtgacGTTAAGGGAGAAATAAAAGTTTATGGCCCGTATCACTTAGTGTCCTGCCTAGCAGTAAAGACACAATGTTTGtacagatgtgtaggaggagactcagcctaggaggaaggattaaatatcagtgcttgtatgaaaatgtttttgtctaatgcagctgtattgacATTCTGGGAAGAATAAACTTGGTTAACCTTTCATACTGTCCATTGAGTTTTTTACTCAGAGAATTAGAAGCTAACAGTTGGCGCTGCGAGCAGGGTTCGCCACAATTTGTAGTCCAACCAGAGAGTCCAGATGAGTGGAGCAGGAGCTAGCAACATACAAGGTAGGCACAGTTCCTACACCTGTTTCCACTCATTTTGACACCTTGGGGAGATGAGAATCATTGGCTGAACAATTATAGGAATACGGAGCTAGAAAGCCTACGTTCATTCAGCGGGCCCATTGTGTTACGATCGGTCGTAGCTTTGTGGTATATAGTAGGTTGGTTCCTGCTAGTACTATAAAGTATAGGCTAAGTCCCGGAAGGTAAACTCGAGCAGGCTGGTACCTGTAGGGTAAGTCCTAGGGGGTAAATCCCGAGTGGGTTAGTTCATATGACTATAAGAATAGGGTGAGTCCCGGAAGGTAAGCCTGAGCAGGCTGTAAGTCCTAGTGGGTAAAACCTTGGTGGGGTTGGTTCCCTGCTAAACCTGTAATGAGAGGGTGAAAAGGCCAGCCGCAAAGGCCATGCGGCTGTGTGGATGGATAAAGTGACATGCTTGTGTACTAGGATAAAAAGTTGCCATTCAGGGTTAAAAGAAAAGCAATAAGATATTCGAAGACTGTTGGATTTGGGTGTATTAGCAGTAGCAATAAAGAGAGGTTGGTTGTATGCCCTGTTGGGGTGGTGAACCATGACAGATTATGTGGAAATAGGAAGACAAGTGTGAATCATTTTGGTAATGTGTGTTATCAACAAAAATATTTGAGGCACAATACTGGAATAAGACATTAAGTAATCCGCTTTCTCCAATAATACATTTGCAGACGCTATAGTATTGGTTATAATACAAGGTATTAAGTACTGTGACCAATTAATAGGCACAAATAACTATTCTCCATGGAAGTGGGTAGTGCTACCTTGAAAAATAGTTAGTAGAAGGTGTGTATTATAGATGGGAAAAAATACATCTAAAACATCTTGGACAACGCCGGTAAAGGTTTAAGAATAATAACTATTGATATGGCGACAGACCTCCCCAATTTCCCCTGTGATGTGGAGCTAGAGGATTCCAATTAAACCATGGAGGCACTGAAAGAAGAGCAAGAGCATTATACCAATTTGGCTCGAATATGAGAAATTAGTTGAGGTACTCAGCTGCAAAAAGACTGGGTACGGGAGTGCATTGACAGAATTTGTACTCCGGCTTTGATGGCAGGTTTGAAACCTGTGATCAAAATTATAATTACGGGGGTTGTGGATGAAATAGAGCACAATGTTTTGAGAGTGGAATATAACTCTGCTCACTTCGCAGATGTGCGAGGGGTTAATATGGCCACAGGGAAAGTAACTAACAGTGGTTTCAATGGCCAAGGTAAGACAAACAAACATAGCGAAAAAACAAAGCGTAAGGAGATAGCCCCACATCTAAAACAGGGAGCTATCGGACATTGGAAGAATGAGTGTGGGAATGGAGCCTGCTGCACAGGAAATGCCTCTATGCAAGTGTTTGCATCTTTATCAAAAGAGTAATAACGAATCCTCCGGAAAGTAGCAGGACAGGAACTTTCACATATGGCATTGGTTCGATCGATAGTGGTTCATAGAGATTACAGTTTCTATGTGAAGGAAGACGTGTGAGATCATGTCTTACCCAACTTTTTAATAGATGCCAGGATCAAATATTTCAGATTCCTTATGATGAGAAATTTGCTAAATTTGCCACAGTTAAAAGTATTTTGGGTTGAAGAATCTATGCAAAATGCCAGGGGAATAGATTCTAAAGAGGTAGCAAATTTAAATTAGCTGGACAAACACTCCTTGCAAACTCAGAAAAACTTCTTCTTTTTTTATCTCATGAGACATTTTATGTGGTTATATTATGAAATAGATGTACATTTTTTGTTGTCTTATTCtgaaaggaggaggtcaaaaggggagtgagtgtaaccggtgtgaaattgctactgtagctagttagcggggtgcggtGGTGATGGTGGACTCGGTGGTGAGATAAAGTCGCAGTGTTTAAGAGTACATGCTAAATAAAAGATAAATAAATTATGGGGTGGATTAAAACAAacatttaacctcttgcttctaccctctacttttttgaacattctgttaaaaatcgcgcaacatttcagcgccctgctactcatgccaggaatatagtatatgcatttgcttagtctgtgtggatagaaaacactcagacgtttataaaactggttaaatcactgctgtggctttaccagaacggcatttacatcgaaaagcacaggaaaaactgatcactgaaaatggaaaaatatattgctgcgctacttgaacccattgataaaggtgaaccacaattaattggctgaggttgcagtacctacagcttccacacggtgtctagagtcttgtcatttgcctacgagttttttcttggtcaaacacatgcaaggcagcgcatttcttcaggtctaggaccggatattttggttgagtttctagcctgacatttttccagacggacagctaatgatttttacatctcctcctgatgaattttatcgcttattaacgtttactaataactaaagttgcattacaaaagtatttcgaagtgttttgtgaaagtttatcgtcgactttttgaattttaaaaaatgacgttacgttatgaaacgctgtttttttcgtttatcacacagtctacatataacgatatctaggctatatatggaccgatttaatcgaaaaaaagacccaatagtgtttatgggacatctagaagtgccaacaaagaagatggtgaaaggtaatgaatgttttctattttattgtgcggtttgtgtagcgccgaatatgctaattattttgtttacatcccctgcgggtcttttgtgttgtagtgtattgttacatgctatcagataatagcttctcatgctttcgccgaaaagcattttaaaaatatgacttgttgcctggattcacaacgagtgtagctttaattcaataccctgcatgtgtattttaatgaacgtttgagttttaactaatactattagcatttagcgtagcgcatttgcatttccagagctctagttgggacgcaagcgtcccgagtagaagcaagaggttaatgatTGGAGTAAGGACAGTGGAATTACCATTATCATGTTTGGTTTATAATTAATATGTTCAGATTGCTGATGAAGATGTAGCATAGTAAATGCTAACAAAGTGTACACTTTCTCAGATCAGTAAGGCCGGTTCATGTGTGTTTGTGACCTATGGTttagcaaacaaacacacacaccagcactcaCACACAAATGACTGATTATGATAATGCGTTAGTGGTGTTGATACTGTGGAGTTTATTTTTTGGGGTCTTTTCAATTCAGTTTTAAATTGGGTATGGAAAAGGGATGGAAATGTTTGGATGGTTTTTAAATGGTTTCGTAAGGACAGGAAAAGAAAAGGGAGAGGAAATATCCAATGTTGTCGAATGCCGGGTATCCTGACTTTCTGGTGAGGCCTGATCAATCTCACTAGAAATGATCGAAACAGGTGGGATTTAATTATAAAAGGAATGAGAAACCCCAGTTTCTATTCTATTTTACCATTACTTTATGAGATACTATTATTTCCTTATAGAGTTATCAAGAGTTGCAATTCTAAGTTGATTGGTTATTCAAATTTGTATTTtgatttaacctcttaagtcgaccctctacttttttgaacattctgttaaaaatcgcgcaacatttcagcgccctgctactcatgccaggaatatagtatatgcatttgcttagtctatgtggatagaaaacactcagacgtttataaaactggttaaatcactactgtggctttaccagaacggcatttacatcgaaaagcacaggaaaaactgatcactgaaaatgggaaaatatatccatgcgctacttgaacccattgataaaggtgaaccacaattaattgactgaggttgcaatacctacagcttccacagggtgtcaagagtcttgtcatttcccttcgagttttttcttggtcaaacacatgcagggcaccgtatctcctatggtctaggaccggatattttcgttgagtttctagccggacatttttccagacggacagctaatgatctttacatcgcctcctgatgaattttatcgcttattaacgtttactaatacctaaagttgcattacaaacgtatttcgaagtgttttgtgaaagtttatcgtcgactttttgaattttaaaaaatgacgttacgttttgaaactatgtttttttcgtttatcacacagtctacatataacgatatctaggctttatatggaccgatttaatcgaaataaagacccaaatagtgtttatgggacatctaggagtgccaacaaagaagatggtgaaaggtaatgaatgttttctattttattgtgcggtttgtgtaacgccgaaatgctaattattttgtttacgtcccctgtgggtctttttgggtgttacatgctatcagataatagcttctcatgctttcgccgaaaagcattttaaaaatctgacttgttgcctggattcacaacgagtgtagctttaattcgataccctgcatgtgtattttaatgaacttttgagttttaactaatactattagcatttagcgtagcgcatttgcatttccagagctctagttgggacgcaagcgtcccgagtagaagcaacaggttaacatgtTTTTGAATCACGATGTGAATAATTTGTTTGATGGGAAAATTACCAGTTTCCTGGGGTCCTGGGCCTTGGATTCGGACTGCTGGACTCCCCGCGAGgttaacctcttgcgacgagcaatcccgtatccgggagcgtaatcatagcctcgaatgcattagcataacgtagccttttgttaacaacactgtcatctcagattttcaaaatatgcgttacagccaacgctagacaagcatttgtgtaagtttatcatggcataatgctatgctaggctctgctggcagcaggcaacattttcacgaaaataagaaaagcaaccaaattaaataatttacctttgaagaacttcagatgctttcactcaggagactcccagttagatagaaaatgttccttttttccaaaaatattatttttgtaggcgaaatagctcccgtttcttcatcatgcatggctgagaaatcgaccgaaaatgctataacgccaaacttttttcaaaatttgctccataatatcaacagaaacacggcaaacgttgtttaggatccatcctcaaggtgtttttaacatatatattcaataatatatccgtCTAGGCAaatggtttctcataagaagcgattggaaaaatggctacctcagtattttatgcAAGATTTTCtgcattcttcaatggaaatgcctaaaaagacgtcaatGCTGTAGActccttggggaatacgtggaaaacgtaagctcattcgtagctcattcacagccatataaggagtcattggcatgaggcggtttcaaaaaatgcggcacttcctggttggatttttatctgggtttcgcctgtaacatcagttctgtggcactcacagacaatatctttgcagttttggaaacgtcagggtgttttctttccaaagctgccaattatatgcatagtcgagcatcttttcgtgacaaaatatcttgtttaaaacgggaacgtttttcatccaaaaattttaATAGCGCCACCTAGTCGCAAGAAGTTAAGGTGCTAACTCCCTGATCTGGTAAATCTTCCAACAGGCGCCAGTAAAATAAGGGAGTATGAACTCATTTTTAAAATAGTTTCAACAGCAACAGTATGTTGTTATGCTCTTTGACATTTGTCATAGAGATAATGTTACAGAGAAAATTAGGAATGTAATATTTTGTCACGCAGTCAATGTGTCTGGATTTCCTGAAACAGAAATGAATTGATTGAGCTAAACTATTGTTCTGACCTGTCCACTTTTGAGGTTATCACGGAAGGTGACGTCAGATGTTGTCTTAATGCATGATTTGGCCACAAACAGTGTGTGAACCTCAAAAACCCTCCATTACCGGCTGAAGAAAGAGTGACAAAGGAGTTCAATGCGACAGTGACTTTTAACACTTCTATCTGAGCCATTAACCTGGATACCGTAGTGCACCAGAGTCCTGAGACCGTGTATGTCAAGTGAGCGTGGAAAGAGATAACATACACATTTCTCTCATGTTCCTGGGTGCTGGAGGGAGAAATGGACCAGACAAGATGGTGATAGTGGCTCAGCTGAGAGACTCATGTACGTGGCAAAATCGAAGATGAACTGCAACGCTATCTGAAGAAGACAGGCTAGAATGATAATTGCCGGGAGAAAGGGGGTGGTCTACACACTGTGAACAATTTAGACTAAGTATGCATTGAGATACTGATCTTTTATTACCAGGCCACTCACGGCAGGAAAACTGGGGAAAAGGGAGGTTATTAGAGAACTCACTGGATGGTAGCTTGGGTCAACCAtgaagttttttttttcttttgttTTACCATGTCATCAGAGTTTTTATGTTAAATCACATCGATACATAGACATTGGTCGATGATCTGGTACAATTAATTGCATGCAAGGCTCATAGTCTGTGTTTTGCGATAACATTCAAGGATGAAAACGAAGGAGAGGGCATGGAGACCAGCATCACATCGGTATAGTACATAACGGATGGACGGTTATTTCCCCAGTTTTAGTCACATCAAGGGTGGTGTGAAATGATTAAACATGTACTTTTTTTCTCCATCCTTTTTAAGTTAATATGTTTTTAGGTTTCGTGGAACATAAGAGCAACGTTGTTCCAGAGGAGGGACTGATGTATATTGACTAATTGATTTGAGAATGGTTTAGTATGTTTATAACTATAGGAGTAGTAACTagtgtgttatgggttagatggAATGATAAATGTGCAAATGTATCTGTAGCAGGAGGCGAGGTACACATGAGGCCTGTGTTTGAGTCAGAATGTTTACATAGGGCTGTTAAGTGGGATGGAATGTGATTGTGGTGGAGATCTGTGGGGTCTCATAAATTACGGTTATGGTGATGGACGGGTATCATTCCCAGAGACTATGTATATTGTTACAAGAATTAGCTCATAGGAGAGGGAGGACAGCTAACTGTGCAATATAGGGACTATTATGAAGTTAAACTGAACATTACACATACCCAGATCAGGGTGAGAGTAGCAGAGATAGTGTGGGCAGTTCAGACTATGGTAAGAAGAAGATGAAACCTGGGACTCAGAGTTTTGTTAGGTTGGATATTCTTCCAACTTCATTAAATATCTTTCCCGATTTCTAACAGCCGGCGAACACTTGACAGATTTAATGCAGTAGTTATTCTCAtggcagtcgctgtagggacagTAATTGAAGGAGGCTATAGACCATGGGCCATGTTAGTAGTAGCAGGGGTTACTTTAGTAACATCGTTGGGATATCAGTTTATGAGGACTCATGCCACATGGCTTGGTAGCTGGTAACTGGGAGACCGATGGGAGTACCGGGGGCTGTAATTCAAATGCCACAAATTAGTGATTTCACCATAAGGGGGAGTCTGCGTTGTCAGGAAAGGACCCATGTGTTGCAATGTGTATATCCTCAGGTGAAAGCAGCACATGAGTTGCAGGAGATTGAGGGCACGGGCTGAATTCTGGAGATTGAGTGTACATCAAGATACACCAGGCGGAGGTGATGAGACAATGTTGGTCTTGTCTACACACAGTACTCCTTACAGCAGCTGCAGCGGTAAAGATCGTCATGTCTCTCCTCGGTGGGTTCACAGTTCTCACGGGAAGTGAGGTCCAGCTGCATAATGGGCGAGCTTGAAGATGCCATGACATAAGAAgcggagctaaaagagagagactaGATTCCACTGTAGACATGCAGGTGAGTTGGGTCTGGGAGCTACTTTCAACATCATAGTTGGTTTTGGTTAGCTGCTTTAAGGTTAATGCATCATATGAAAGGATAGATGTTGGGGTAATTGTACTCTAAACAACATTTAGGAGACATTGATGTGAAAGTCTATACAGTGCTGAGTTACCTCAAGAGGATGTATTGTTGATTAGAGATACACATTTGGTGGCAATGGAGGAGATGGGGAACAAAGTGCAAATGGCATGGCTTGGGAACACCTCTCAGGAACCGGGGGCCGGAAAGGGGAAGACTGGGCGAAAGCATGGAGAGGCTTTTTAGGGTTTTAATTTTTGTGGAATCCAGCAGAAAAGTATCCTGGAGGCATAGAGTCAGGTGAAGAGAGTGTGGGAATTGTCATGGTCTCAGACTGGTTTtcatgcatatacagttgaagtcagaagtttacatacaccttagccaaatatatttaaactcagttttgcacaattcctgacatttaatcctagtaaaaaatatctctcttaggtcagttaggatcactattttaagaatgtgaaaggtcagaataattgtagagagaatgatttatttcagcttttatttctttcatcacattcccagtgggccagaagtttacatacactcattttgaatttggtagcattgcctttaaattgttttacttgggtcaaacgtgtcaggtagccttccacaagcttcccac from Oncorhynchus nerka isolate Pitt River linkage group LG16, Oner_Uvic_2.0, whole genome shotgun sequence includes:
- the LOC135561207 gene encoding glutamate receptor ionotropic, delta-1-like, yielding MTLPLLHRKGGRTFGQREKETGMKQKLLTQDKEVNLEQVHRRMNSLMDEDMAHKQIPGPSIEISALDIDSMQPSRQLESVRDYPGRGLSVSTYLPGEGHGVGLGRTLAQGPGSTLPHHPPSSSTIPSIQCKHRAPNGGLFRLSPAKIPMPMSYQGVPGGPIPEAIEPTHSTSI